Proteins co-encoded in one Opitutus terrae PB90-1 genomic window:
- a CDS encoding GxGYxYP domain-containing protein — protein sequence MRPILLFLSLMLGTVTAGAASGRAAFFMRWDQDWRVAGGLPEKALLVSLQGLANRDEPQLYIVHPADFQWEITEPLFQFYQRKHGVAFTEIKTAADALARFARHAKGYVIWDPAVGASLNVAFTIAGLEDALVVTADQLPLLAPYRLSQIDDLRGRYAGQTDAQIYTDAVNRYWSRCTHDAIMLMGGHRGAVRMPAMADWGIRRKMFFHDLSANPIHAEELALAQRLYSELTPLSIVFGWHAYGKDTEEQHTTLLSTYGLKMEGLHNLPNLSFNCHFSFTPGFKFTNNHHVARDAQLTAGPKVYLAFVQSDSIGIGVWTKPGRGKLPFSWQVTMNWTKFTPAALEYFHESATPNDYFIGGLSGPGYMYPNHIPADKFPLLMREANEMMEVLDERVMEIMDNSAADGNVGNADLTKETVDRYYAAFPNVIGFINGYGPARTRDLRDSRPLISYDYYINPRRPREEVAADLNELIALNRVRPYFLLVHVRESNDVNSLVEITQQLDGPVEIVPLDVFLKLAASRKTYTTRYQDPAEPKHFSGYR from the coding sequence ATGCGCCCAATTCTTCTGTTTCTCTCGTTGATGCTCGGCACCGTCACCGCTGGCGCCGCATCCGGCCGCGCGGCTTTCTTCATGCGCTGGGATCAAGACTGGCGCGTCGCCGGCGGACTGCCGGAAAAGGCGCTGCTCGTCTCGTTGCAGGGCCTGGCGAATCGCGACGAGCCGCAGCTCTACATCGTGCACCCCGCCGATTTCCAGTGGGAAATCACCGAGCCGCTGTTCCAGTTCTATCAGCGCAAGCACGGCGTCGCGTTCACCGAGATCAAAACCGCCGCCGACGCGCTCGCGCGCTTCGCGCGGCACGCGAAAGGCTATGTGATCTGGGATCCCGCTGTCGGCGCCTCGCTGAATGTCGCCTTCACCATCGCCGGGCTCGAGGATGCGCTGGTGGTCACGGCTGATCAGTTGCCGCTGCTCGCGCCGTATCGTCTGTCGCAGATCGACGATCTCCGCGGCCGCTACGCCGGACAGACCGACGCCCAGATCTACACCGATGCCGTCAACCGCTACTGGTCGCGCTGCACGCACGATGCGATCATGCTGATGGGCGGCCACCGCGGCGCGGTCCGCATGCCGGCGATGGCGGATTGGGGCATTCGCCGCAAAATGTTTTTCCACGATCTCTCCGCCAACCCGATTCACGCGGAGGAACTGGCCCTGGCGCAGCGGCTCTACTCCGAGCTCACGCCGCTTTCGATCGTCTTCGGCTGGCACGCCTATGGCAAGGACACCGAGGAGCAGCACACGACCTTGCTCTCCACCTACGGCCTGAAGATGGAGGGCCTGCACAATCTGCCCAATCTCAGTTTCAACTGCCACTTCAGCTTCACGCCGGGCTTCAAGTTCACCAATAACCATCACGTCGCGCGCGACGCCCAGCTCACCGCCGGGCCCAAGGTCTATCTCGCGTTCGTCCAGTCCGACAGCATCGGCATCGGCGTCTGGACCAAGCCCGGCCGCGGCAAGCTGCCGTTCTCGTGGCAGGTCACGATGAACTGGACGAAATTCACGCCGGCCGCACTCGAGTATTTCCACGAGAGCGCCACGCCCAACGACTACTTCATCGGCGGACTCTCCGGCCCGGGCTACATGTACCCAAATCACATTCCGGCCGATAAGTTCCCGCTTCTGATGCGCGAGGCCAACGAGATGATGGAGGTCCTCGACGAGCGCGTGATGGAGATCATGGACAACTCCGCCGCCGACGGAAATGTTGGCAATGCCGATCTCACCAAGGAAACCGTCGACCGATACTACGCGGCGTTTCCGAACGTGATCGGCTTCATCAACGGCTATGGTCCGGCGCGCACCCGCGACCTGCGCGATTCGCGCCCGCTGATTTCATACGACTACTACATCAATCCGCGCCGGCCGCGCGAGGAGGTAGCCGCCGATCTCAACGAGCTCATCGCGCTCAACCGCGTCCGCCCCTACTTCCTCCTCGTCCACGTCCGCGAGTCCAACGACGTGAACAGTCTCGTCGAGATCACCCAACAGCTCGACGGTCCGGTGGAGATCGTCCCGCTCGATGTCTTCCTGAAGCTCGCCGCGAGCAGGAAGACCTACACCACGCGCTACCAGGATCCGGCCGAGCCTAAG
- a CDS encoding S9 family peptidase, which yields MVRPFLRSLLLVCLSAVAIAAADGRRPLNHDDYDSWRTIGAPVIARDGQWLAYSFMPLEGDGDVIARSLIRSTEFRVPVGALPPPPLTASEENPERPAPRREVTIAITSDSRFLIATAFPAQAETLQAKRDKKKPEEMPKDGLVIVDLSNGTVTRIASVKSFQVPAKGGGWVAYLKEPPPETKDEAPKPEPTTAAAAAETGSEKKSPADPEKQKKRKDQKYGSDLVLRQLYAPTEKAERVFPNVLDYSFARDGRMLVFTVASRTETENGVYAVTPGDSATPIALVSGPGRYVKFTWDREQTQAVFASDRAEPEAKAPRFALYHWKRGTAAATEIVPVGTAGLPEGYAVSGDAAAAFSFDGTKIHVPAAPFPKEPDARLAELLDQDKVSLDLWHWRDDYIQPMQKVRADQERKRTYLGVFDLASHRYVQLADPALANVVLNDDATRGFGRDDRAYRRRETYDRAYHDLYLVDAATGQRQLVYRELGEKSGERWSHTGRWLAFFHEKQWHVIDAQSGTIRPLSANIPFALYDELVDVPEPAGSCGTAGWTRDGESLLIYDRYDVWQVFPDGRPARNLTRGFGRANRIQLRVQNTEASEPGDDKRGIDASRPLILRGESEVTRSSGFFRTSFAANVAPEQLLWRDQNVRYLGRALEADRVILSGSRFDLYPDLLATNTSFTAPAKVTDGGAQLAPFLWGSTELLTYRNADGVELPAALFKPANFDPNKKYPLIVYLYERLSQVVHTFTPPLPGTVVNPPFYTSNGYLILMPDIAYTVGYPGQSALKCVLPAIDGLVRRGFVDENAIGIQGHSWGGYQIAYMVTQTNRFRAAEAGAVVGNMTSAYSGIRWGSGRPRQYQYEQAQSRIGRSLQDAPLLYLENSPVFFAHRVTTPLLLLHNDQDDAVPWYQGIEFFLALRRHDKEAYLFNYNNEFHGLRRRADQKDFARRMSQFFDHFLKGAPRPEWMDRGVPYLERDEEKLRFRDSN from the coding sequence ATGGTTCGCCCATTCCTCCGTTCCTTGCTCCTGGTCTGTCTCAGCGCCGTCGCCATTGCGGCCGCCGATGGCCGGCGTCCCCTCAACCACGACGACTACGACAGCTGGCGGACCATTGGCGCACCCGTCATCGCGCGCGACGGTCAATGGCTCGCCTACTCGTTCATGCCGCTGGAAGGCGACGGTGACGTGATCGCCCGCTCGCTCATCAGGAGCACCGAATTCCGCGTGCCCGTCGGGGCTTTGCCGCCGCCGCCGCTCACCGCCTCTGAGGAAAATCCCGAACGGCCGGCTCCGCGGCGCGAAGTCACGATCGCGATCACCAGCGACTCACGTTTTCTCATCGCCACCGCCTTCCCGGCGCAGGCCGAGACCCTGCAGGCGAAACGCGACAAAAAGAAGCCGGAGGAGATGCCGAAGGACGGTCTCGTAATCGTGGACCTCTCGAACGGCACCGTCACCCGGATCGCATCCGTGAAAAGCTTTCAGGTGCCAGCGAAAGGTGGCGGCTGGGTCGCTTACCTGAAGGAGCCGCCACCCGAGACGAAGGATGAAGCGCCGAAGCCGGAGCCCACCACCGCCGCCGCAGCAGCGGAAACCGGCAGCGAGAAAAAATCACCGGCAGATCCGGAGAAGCAAAAGAAACGGAAGGATCAGAAATACGGGAGCGACCTCGTGCTGCGGCAACTGTATGCCCCGACTGAGAAGGCGGAGCGCGTATTCCCCAACGTGCTCGACTACTCGTTCGCCCGTGATGGCCGCATGCTCGTGTTCACCGTCGCTTCGCGCACCGAGACGGAGAACGGGGTTTACGCCGTCACGCCCGGCGATTCCGCTACTCCGATCGCCCTCGTCTCTGGCCCCGGTCGGTACGTGAAGTTCACCTGGGATCGCGAGCAGACCCAGGCCGTGTTCGCCTCGGACCGCGCCGAGCCCGAAGCAAAGGCTCCGCGTTTCGCACTCTACCACTGGAAGCGCGGCACCGCCGCGGCGACGGAGATCGTGCCGGTCGGCACGGCGGGATTGCCCGAAGGCTACGCGGTCAGCGGCGATGCGGCCGCAGCGTTTTCCTTCGACGGCACAAAGATCCACGTGCCCGCCGCGCCTTTTCCCAAAGAGCCTGACGCGCGGCTCGCGGAGCTGCTCGACCAGGACAAGGTCTCGCTCGATCTCTGGCACTGGCGCGACGACTACATCCAGCCGATGCAGAAAGTGCGCGCGGATCAGGAGCGCAAGCGCACCTATCTCGGCGTCTTCGACCTCGCGAGCCACCGCTACGTCCAACTCGCCGATCCCGCCCTCGCCAACGTCGTCTTGAACGACGACGCCACCCGCGGGTTCGGCCGCGACGACCGCGCCTACCGCCGCCGCGAAACCTACGACCGGGCATATCACGACCTGTATCTCGTCGACGCGGCCACAGGCCAGCGCCAGCTCGTTTACCGCGAACTCGGCGAGAAATCCGGCGAGCGCTGGTCGCACACCGGTCGCTGGCTCGCCTTCTTCCACGAAAAACAGTGGCACGTCATCGACGCACAGTCTGGCACGATCCGGCCCCTGTCGGCGAATATTCCATTTGCGCTGTATGACGAACTCGTCGACGTCCCGGAGCCCGCCGGTTCCTGTGGGACCGCCGGTTGGACCCGCGACGGCGAATCGCTGCTCATCTACGATCGCTACGACGTCTGGCAGGTGTTTCCCGACGGCCGGCCGGCGCGCAACCTGACTCGCGGCTTCGGTCGCGCGAACCGGATTCAGCTGCGCGTGCAGAACACCGAGGCTTCGGAGCCCGGTGACGACAAACGCGGCATCGATGCCTCGCGCCCGCTGATCCTCCGGGGCGAGAGCGAGGTCACCCGCAGCTCCGGATTTTTCCGAACCTCGTTCGCCGCCAACGTGGCCCCTGAACAGTTGCTGTGGCGCGACCAGAACGTCCGCTATCTCGGCCGCGCGCTCGAGGCCGATCGCGTCATCCTCAGCGGCTCGCGGTTCGATCTCTATCCGGACCTGCTCGCGACCAACACCTCATTCACCGCGCCCGCCAAGGTCACCGACGGCGGCGCGCAACTCGCGCCGTTCCTCTGGGGCAGCACCGAGCTGCTCACCTATCGCAACGCCGACGGCGTTGAGCTTCCCGCCGCGCTGTTCAAGCCGGCCAACTTCGACCCGAACAAAAAATACCCACTCATTGTTTACCTCTACGAGCGGCTCTCGCAGGTCGTGCACACGTTCACACCGCCACTGCCCGGCACGGTGGTCAACCCGCCGTTCTACACCAGCAACGGGTATCTGATCCTGATGCCCGACATAGCTTACACCGTCGGCTATCCTGGTCAGAGCGCGCTGAAATGCGTCCTCCCCGCGATCGATGGACTTGTCCGCCGCGGCTTCGTCGATGAGAACGCCATTGGGATCCAAGGCCACTCCTGGGGCGGTTACCAGATTGCATACATGGTCACACAGACCAATCGCTTCCGCGCGGCCGAAGCCGGCGCAGTCGTCGGCAACATGACCAGCGCCTACTCCGGCATCCGCTGGGGTTCGGGCCGGCCGCGGCAATATCAATACGAACAGGCGCAAAGTCGGATCGGCCGCTCGCTCCAGGACGCTCCGCTGCTCTACCTCGAAAACTCCCCCGTCTTCTTCGCGCATCGTGTCACCACGCCGCTGCTCCTGCTGCACAATGACCAGGACGACGCCGTGCCCTGGTATCAGGGGATCGAATTCTTCCTTGCGCTGCGCCGGCACGACAAGGAGGCCTACCTGTTCAACTACAACAACGAGTTTCACGGACTCCGCCGACGCGCCGACCAGAAGGACTTCGCGCGGCGCATGAGCCAGTTCTTCGACCATTTCCTCAAAGGCGCCCCGCGCCCCGAATGGATGGATCGCGGCGTCCCATATCTCGAACGCGACGAGGAGAAGCTGCGCTTCCGCGATTCGAACTAG
- a CDS encoding GxGYxYP domain-containing protein, with translation MSRLLLSLFFLGLALPAGAQLEPKQLPRAPASATLIPLSENWRLDGDLPVHALLISLQGLANRGDARLYLEYPQSWQWEIVHPLIRFLQQRHGVQFERLALNDADAALAQFGQFAKGCVVWDKQVRSSLIVAFTIAGVEDLVVVTEDQLPLAAKHGLRPVVDLRGRFTGQPDHAIYQWAYDHYFDRCSRYYYVVMGGESGPQMQPGIADFGIQQRAFFSDLSANPEHVEEIALLRKILSQQQPASVVLGWHSYAKDTEGQHTSLVGNYGLIMEGLHNLPNVSFTSQIPLTPDFKFTNNHHIRLDEKLVAADKVYVCAVSTDSMGIGTWTKPGRGQIPYTWQVLMNWVWLNPPVLQFFYEDKSPNDYFIGGLSGPGYMYPKAIPADKFPALMKVGRGLMERLDLRVLEIMDYSEGNRHVGNTDLPKEVVDRYYEQFPNVLGFINGYGTARTFDLRDGRPFLSYDYYLAVDRSIEEATADIEELTRLNPKRPYFLLMHVREANTIEKVSKIIGSLTEPVEVVPLDVFLKYAANKKTYETHYQQPTDPIYRNP, from the coding sequence ATGAGCCGCCTCCTGCTCTCTCTCTTTTTTCTCGGGCTTGCACTTCCGGCAGGTGCCCAGCTCGAACCGAAGCAGCTCCCGCGTGCGCCTGCCTCCGCCACGCTCATTCCGCTCTCCGAGAACTGGCGGCTCGACGGCGACCTGCCGGTGCACGCCTTGCTGATCTCGCTCCAGGGACTCGCCAACCGCGGCGACGCGCGGCTCTACCTCGAGTATCCCCAAAGCTGGCAGTGGGAAATCGTTCACCCGCTCATCCGCTTTCTCCAACAGCGTCACGGCGTGCAGTTCGAGCGGCTCGCACTCAACGACGCCGACGCCGCGCTCGCCCAGTTCGGCCAGTTCGCCAAAGGCTGCGTCGTCTGGGACAAACAGGTCCGTTCTTCGCTCATCGTGGCCTTCACCATCGCCGGTGTCGAAGATCTCGTCGTCGTCACCGAGGATCAGCTCCCGCTCGCGGCCAAGCACGGCTTGCGCCCCGTGGTGGACCTCCGCGGCCGGTTCACCGGCCAGCCCGACCACGCCATTTACCAATGGGCTTACGATCACTATTTCGACCGTTGCTCGCGTTATTACTACGTCGTGATGGGCGGTGAGTCCGGCCCGCAGATGCAGCCGGGCATTGCCGACTTCGGCATCCAGCAGCGCGCGTTCTTCTCCGATCTTTCCGCCAATCCCGAACACGTCGAGGAGATCGCCCTTCTGCGTAAAATCCTCAGCCAACAGCAGCCGGCGAGCGTTGTGCTCGGCTGGCATTCCTACGCGAAGGACACCGAGGGCCAGCACACTTCGTTGGTCGGCAACTACGGCTTGATCATGGAGGGGCTGCATAACCTGCCGAATGTTTCGTTCACCTCGCAGATCCCCCTCACGCCCGATTTCAAGTTCACCAACAACCACCACATCCGCCTCGATGAGAAGCTCGTCGCCGCGGACAAGGTCTACGTGTGCGCTGTCTCCACCGACTCGATGGGCATCGGCACCTGGACCAAACCCGGCCGCGGTCAAATCCCGTACACCTGGCAGGTGCTCATGAACTGGGTCTGGCTAAATCCGCCCGTCCTCCAGTTCTTCTACGAGGACAAGTCTCCCAACGACTACTTCATCGGCGGACTCAGCGGCCCGGGCTACATGTACCCCAAGGCGATTCCCGCCGACAAATTCCCGGCGCTGATGAAGGTCGGCCGCGGGCTCATGGAGCGGCTCGATCTGCGCGTGCTGGAGATCATGGACTACTCGGAAGGCAATCGCCACGTCGGCAACACCGATCTGCCGAAGGAGGTCGTCGATCGCTACTACGAGCAGTTCCCGAACGTGCTCGGATTCATCAACGGCTACGGCACCGCGCGTACGTTCGACCTACGCGATGGCCGGCCGTTTCTCAGCTACGACTACTACCTCGCGGTCGATCGCTCAATCGAGGAGGCCACCGCGGACATCGAAGAACTCACGCGCCTCAACCCAAAGCGGCCGTATTTCCTCCTCATGCACGTGCGTGAGGCGAACACGATAGAGAAAGTGTCGAAGATCATCGGCAGCCTGACCGAACCGGTGGAGGTCGTGCCGCTCGATGTCTTCCTCAAATACGCCGCGAACAAGAAAACGTACGAGACCCACTATCAGCAACCCACCGATCCCATTTATCGAAATCCTTAG
- a CDS encoding TonB-dependent receptor plug domain-containing protein, translating into MKTNLKPWLAASSFLIVAGGLFAQSAPAALPQSPALSAEENDDTIILSPFTVTGESDIGYQATSTLAGTRLRTELRDVGSSISIVNQELLQDTGSANLEDVLIFTPNTEVGGLGGNFTASQSSGNPIPEQQRDSHGGGITRIRGLAAADLTRDYFITDIPFDTYNTDRVEVQRGANSALFGLGSPGGIVNSATIKADFLSNRGRIRAETDSYGTQRYSLRYNHVLNKYVALHVAALNEDTRYEQRQAFSKDKRYFVAAAVKLPFNLTARGSFESADRAASRPDYIPPNDGITPWINMGKPVFNSPAEAGAFFRGTGAFVPGVANSTFLTLAGSGTGAGMAAFYGDPSNPNPTFMGTPYVRGNRGIPSAGGLGEWMMLQPFTETQIIRRSGYRSDGTLVPAGTATFYSNGYVGTQITDRSIYDYRKNLFSGGSSQEFSDWVVYTASLDGTWFENRLGMELSYYNQAMNTSGYNSLQGSEQRTIYIDPNRYLINTADATGTGALVANPSFGQPVMGGLWTGNLSASDRESKRATGFVELRATDMLKKGWLSKLLGKLTLTGLIEESVAGGEGHYSRDQLDLRSLASAFSGGVINGAGINQADARIASVYTLPVANSKNFLAANSINDLAGAGIGGVTYGPNRDRAQGGSFVGWDSVSKSFKTVTSPAYGLRDNGGFPSSFSSSKSITEIDSQVVVAQHYLWDKAVILTGTWRKDKQSSGAIGAPQNYAGVPGVENIFDPVYVAGVPRPLKVDAEEETKSWSIVVHTPDFLQKYLPAGWDFSAYKSKADNFRPSGGRVNIYNEQIAPLTGATEEMGFMVSALDGKLQGRFNWYETGVLNNSFDKGGVSNSEGILLSLARELDNPANVAQGFKASDVQAYLPPQGVIDMNGFQPDWANAQATTNRNSNDNGTQDFTSEGLEFEIAYNPTPHWTILMNVAKQKTVTSNTYPVMQRYINEFVLPKWVNSDFAKKYVVNEITGQTLAQVAQTTIVDPVLQAVTEDGNPAKEERQWRWNLNTSYNFGRHSSIIPKYFGNLTVGGGVRWEDRMGIGFGVAKNALGNMSFDRSQAFYAPSQTFADVFIRMDYALPQKRNFVVQVNVKDLTDHDELVPFYANPDGGRFYRILEGRLFVLSATLEF; encoded by the coding sequence ATGAAAACAAACCTCAAACCGTGGCTCGCCGCATCATCCTTCTTGATCGTTGCGGGGGGCCTGTTTGCCCAGAGCGCTCCGGCCGCTCTTCCTCAGAGCCCTGCTCTGTCTGCTGAAGAAAACGACGATACGATCATCCTCTCGCCCTTCACCGTCACGGGTGAATCCGACATTGGCTATCAGGCGACGTCCACTCTGGCAGGTACTCGTCTTCGCACCGAACTCCGTGATGTCGGATCCTCGATCTCCATCGTCAACCAGGAACTCCTCCAGGACACCGGCTCGGCCAATCTTGAGGACGTGCTGATTTTCACGCCCAACACCGAAGTGGGCGGCTTGGGCGGCAACTTCACCGCGAGCCAGAGCTCCGGCAACCCGATTCCGGAACAGCAGCGCGACAGTCATGGCGGCGGCATCACCCGTATCCGCGGCTTGGCGGCAGCCGACCTCACCCGGGACTACTTCATCACTGATATCCCGTTCGACACCTACAACACCGATCGTGTCGAGGTCCAACGCGGAGCCAATTCAGCGCTCTTCGGCCTCGGCAGCCCCGGTGGTATTGTGAACAGCGCGACGATCAAGGCCGACTTCCTCTCCAATCGGGGTCGCATCCGGGCCGAAACCGACAGCTACGGCACCCAGCGCTACTCCCTTCGGTATAATCACGTTCTTAACAAGTACGTCGCCCTCCACGTGGCCGCGTTGAACGAGGATACGCGCTATGAGCAGCGGCAGGCCTTCTCCAAGGACAAGCGCTACTTTGTTGCCGCCGCCGTCAAACTGCCGTTCAACCTCACCGCGCGCGGCAGCTTTGAGTCGGCGGACCGCGCTGCCTCGCGTCCGGACTATATCCCGCCGAATGACGGCATCACGCCCTGGATCAACATGGGCAAGCCGGTCTTCAACTCGCCGGCCGAAGCCGGCGCATTCTTCCGCGGCACTGGCGCCTTCGTCCCCGGCGTCGCCAACAGCACGTTCCTGACCCTCGCTGGCAGCGGCACCGGCGCGGGCATGGCCGCATTCTACGGCGATCCTTCCAATCCCAATCCGACCTTCATGGGCACGCCCTACGTCCGGGGCAACCGTGGTATTCCCTCCGCTGGCGGACTCGGCGAGTGGATGATGCTCCAGCCTTTCACCGAGACCCAGATCATCCGTCGCTCGGGCTACCGGTCCGACGGTACCCTGGTCCCCGCCGGCACCGCCACTTTCTACAGCAACGGCTACGTCGGCACGCAGATCACCGATCGCAGCATCTACGACTACCGCAAGAACCTGTTCTCCGGTGGTTCGTCCCAGGAGTTTTCCGACTGGGTCGTCTACACCGCTTCACTCGATGGGACTTGGTTCGAGAACCGCCTCGGCATGGAACTCTCCTATTATAACCAGGCGATGAACACCTCGGGGTACAATTCACTCCAAGGCAGCGAGCAGCGCACGATCTACATCGACCCGAACCGCTACCTGATCAACACCGCCGACGCCACCGGCACGGGCGCGCTGGTGGCCAACCCCTCCTTCGGCCAACCCGTCATGGGCGGTCTCTGGACGGGTAATCTCAGTGCCTCTGACCGCGAATCGAAACGCGCCACCGGATTCGTCGAACTGCGCGCCACTGACATGTTGAAGAAGGGCTGGCTCTCCAAGCTCCTCGGCAAGTTGACCCTCACCGGCCTGATCGAGGAAAGCGTCGCCGGCGGCGAGGGGCATTACAGCCGTGATCAGCTGGATCTCCGCTCGCTGGCCAGCGCGTTCAGCGGCGGCGTCATCAACGGCGCCGGTATCAACCAAGCGGACGCACGCATCGCCTCCGTTTACACGCTCCCCGTGGCCAACAGCAAGAACTTCCTCGCGGCCAACTCGATCAACGATCTCGCCGGCGCGGGCATCGGCGGAGTCACGTACGGCCCGAATCGCGACCGCGCGCAGGGCGGCTCCTTCGTCGGCTGGGACAGCGTCAGCAAGTCCTTCAAGACCGTCACCTCGCCGGCTTACGGGCTGCGCGATAACGGCGGCTTCCCTTCCTCGTTCTCGTCGAGCAAATCGATCACGGAGATCGACTCGCAAGTTGTCGTGGCGCAGCACTACCTGTGGGACAAGGCCGTGATCCTTACCGGTACCTGGCGCAAGGACAAGCAGTCGTCCGGCGCCATCGGCGCGCCGCAAAACTACGCCGGCGTCCCCGGCGTCGAGAATATCTTCGACCCGGTCTATGTCGCCGGCGTGCCGCGTCCCCTCAAAGTCGACGCCGAGGAGGAAACCAAGTCGTGGAGCATCGTGGTGCACACGCCGGACTTCCTGCAAAAGTATCTTCCCGCCGGCTGGGACTTCTCGGCCTACAAGAGCAAGGCGGACAACTTCCGCCCCTCCGGTGGCCGCGTGAATATCTACAATGAGCAGATTGCTCCCCTCACCGGAGCCACCGAGGAAATGGGCTTCATGGTCTCCGCACTCGATGGCAAGCTGCAGGGTCGCTTCAACTGGTATGAAACCGGCGTGCTCAACAACTCGTTCGACAAGGGCGGCGTGAGCAACTCGGAGGGCATTCTGCTCAGTCTTGCCCGCGAACTCGACAACCCCGCCAACGTGGCGCAGGGCTTCAAGGCCAGCGATGTCCAGGCCTACCTGCCACCCCAGGGCGTGATCGACATGAACGGGTTCCAACCGGATTGGGCCAACGCCCAGGCGACGACCAACCGCAACTCCAACGACAACGGCACGCAGGACTTCACGAGCGAAGGCCTCGAGTTCGAGATCGCCTACAATCCAACGCCGCACTGGACGATTCTGATGAACGTGGCGAAGCAGAAGACGGTTACGTCGAACACGTATCCGGTCATGCAGCGCTACATCAACGAATTCGTTCTGCCCAAATGGGTGAACAGCGATTTCGCCAAGAAGTACGTCGTCAACGAAATCACGGGGCAGACCCTCGCGCAGGTGGCGCAGACCACGATCGTCGACCCGGTCCTGCAAGCCGTGACCGAGGACGGCAATCCCGCCAAGGAAGAGCGGCAGTGGCGTTGGAATCTCAATACCAGCTATAATTTCGGCCGCCACAGCAGCATCATCCCGAAGTACTTTGGCAATCTCACCGTCGGCGGCGGCGTCCGCTGGGAGGACCGGATGGGTATCGGCTTCGGCGTGGCCAAGAACGCGCTGGGCAACATGTCCTTCGACCGGTCCCAGGCGTTCTACGCGCCTTCGCAGACGTTCGCCGACGTCTTTATCCGGATGGACTACGCGCTGCCCCAGAAGCGGAACTTCGTGGTTCAGGTGAACGTCAAGGACCTCACCGACCACGATGAGCTGGTTCCGTTCTACGCCAATCCGGATGGCGGCCGGTTCTACCGCATCCTCGAAGGCCGCCTGTTTGTTCTCTCGGCGACCCTCGAGTTCTAG
- a CDS encoding LacI family DNA-binding transcriptional regulator: protein MLLAEIARKARVSPATVSRAINQPKLVAPASLARIRAVMQQCNYVPAPAASRRGPKSREQERRRIGVWFVGANASNPSHNWFHDQLLQVQAADPHYRVDVRLLFTNSPDELPRNLANEDLDGIILQGMQPSPGCLKELGNVPHVWFMTRRSADYAGDYVEPNNEENGRMAAEYLKAHGHREVAIIASDPDYSAIASRSRAFTERAKELGLTVHPIFGRANPGVSYLEIAPLHGESGALVHRLLDAAPGTTGLYLPADHFCGSFFRALREAGKQPGRDFDAILGNYNPVIYHNLDHSPAAIDINLSTLIRKVVDHLLWRIDNPTVTGRIGVLVSPRLLTFDPAKTSTK, encoded by the coding sequence ATGTTGCTCGCTGAAATCGCCCGTAAAGCCCGAGTCTCTCCCGCGACGGTTTCCCGCGCGATCAACCAACCGAAGCTCGTGGCTCCGGCGAGCTTGGCACGGATCCGCGCGGTCATGCAGCAATGCAACTACGTGCCCGCCCCGGCGGCGAGTCGCCGCGGGCCAAAATCGCGTGAACAGGAGCGGCGCCGGATCGGCGTCTGGTTTGTCGGTGCGAACGCCAGCAACCCGAGCCACAATTGGTTTCACGACCAATTGCTGCAGGTTCAAGCCGCCGATCCGCACTATCGCGTCGACGTCCGTTTGTTGTTCACCAACTCCCCGGATGAACTGCCGCGCAATCTCGCGAACGAGGATCTCGACGGGATCATCCTGCAGGGCATGCAGCCTTCGCCCGGCTGCCTGAAGGAACTCGGCAACGTTCCGCACGTCTGGTTCATGACGCGCCGCAGTGCCGATTACGCTGGCGACTACGTCGAGCCCAACAACGAAGAGAATGGCCGGATGGCGGCCGAGTATCTCAAAGCGCACGGCCACCGCGAAGTGGCGATCATTGCGAGCGATCCCGATTACAGCGCGATCGCCTCCCGCAGCCGCGCCTTCACCGAGCGGGCGAAGGAGCTTGGACTGACCGTGCATCCGATTTTCGGACGCGCCAATCCCGGCGTGAGCTATCTCGAAATCGCGCCGCTCCACGGAGAAAGCGGCGCCTTGGTGCACCGCCTCCTCGACGCCGCGCCGGGCACGACCGGCCTGTATCTGCCCGCTGATCACTTCTGCGGCTCGTTTTTCCGCGCGCTGCGCGAGGCGGGCAAGCAGCCGGGGCGCGATTTCGACGCCATCCTCGGCAACTACAATCCCGTCATCTATCACAATCTGGATCACTCCCCGGCCGCGATCGACATCAACCTGTCCACGCTGATTCGCAAGGTCGTCGATCATCTCCTCTGGCGCATCGACAACCCCACTGTTACCGGCCGTATCGGCGTTTTGGTATCGCCCCGTCTGCTTACTTTCGATCCCGCCAAAACCTCCACCAAATAA